The following proteins are encoded in a genomic region of Arachis stenosperma cultivar V10309 chromosome 4, arast.V10309.gnm1.PFL2, whole genome shotgun sequence:
- the LOC130976393 gene encoding uncharacterized protein LOC130976393: MAGGNFMHRVISYVVNEVVVNGLANSPAFQRFAVRTSKQIENISKQAVQKRQELAEQIKDISKNMEDSFKSR; this comes from the exons ATGGCCGGTGGGAATTTTATGCACAGAGTTATTTCATACGTTGTGAATGAGGTTGTTGTCAATGGTCTTGCCAACAG CCCTGCATTTCAGAGGTTTGCGGTAAGGacatcaaagcaaattgaaaataTTTCGAAACAAG CTGTTCAGAAAAGGCAAGAGTTAGCAGAGCAGATCAAGGACATCTCGAAAAATATGGAAGAT tCATTCAAGAGCCGCTGA